From Blastocatellia bacterium, a single genomic window includes:
- a CDS encoding FAD-dependent oxidoreductase — MPQATTNVVILGGGFAGVYTAMYLSRALTADERRRIRITLVNKENYIVFQPLLPEVISGAIEMLHVISPIRRLVPGAELYTREIEAIDLQQRTVRLAPGFRPKPLTLPFDHLVIGLGTRLDAAKVPGMQEHAIPFKYLGDALRLRNHLVHVLEEAAIETDQQQREKLLTFVVAGGGFSGIECMAELNDFVREAIKHYPTIQPHELRMIVLQSGERILPEMVERLANFAHRLLTERGIDIRLRTRLQAVTAESAIIQNQLTHQREAIPTRTVVATVPAGAHPLLEQLPCQRQAGRLCVTEFLNVPDWPGVWALGDCAAVPQPDGILSPPTAQHALRQARTCAANVLAEIRGGRKQPFSFTGLGKLGSLGRRSAVAELFGVKFSGLPAWLIWRAVYLWKLPGFDRKIRALMDWFLDVILPRDITQVRIFQPDAVIQEHFEPGEIVFDQGDFGDKIYFIVKGEVVVIRDNEVVARLSDGDVFGEIALVSDTARTASVLATTPLDVVTVSRSAFKKLLAHLPGVRSTMSEIMRQHLAESAELRQQINS, encoded by the coding sequence ATGCCACAGGCAACGACCAATGTAGTTATTCTGGGTGGCGGCTTTGCTGGAGTCTACACAGCGATGTACTTGAGTCGCGCGTTAACAGCCGATGAACGTCGTCGCATCAGGATCACCCTCGTCAACAAAGAAAATTACATCGTGTTTCAACCATTGCTGCCGGAAGTGATTTCAGGCGCGATTGAAATGTTGCACGTCATCAGCCCGATTCGCCGACTAGTGCCTGGCGCTGAGTTATACACTCGCGAGATCGAAGCGATTGACCTGCAGCAGCGAACCGTGCGACTGGCGCCGGGGTTTCGACCCAAACCGCTCACGCTTCCATTCGATCATCTGGTCATCGGGCTGGGCACACGGCTGGACGCGGCCAAAGTCCCCGGCATGCAGGAACACGCCATCCCATTTAAGTATCTCGGCGACGCGCTGCGATTGCGGAATCATCTGGTGCACGTGCTGGAAGAGGCAGCTATCGAGACCGACCAACAGCAACGAGAGAAACTCTTGACGTTCGTCGTCGCCGGCGGCGGCTTCTCTGGCATCGAGTGCATGGCTGAACTGAACGACTTTGTGCGCGAGGCGATCAAGCATTACCCGACTATTCAACCGCATGAGCTGCGTATGATCGTGCTGCAAAGCGGCGAACGAATCCTGCCGGAAATGGTTGAACGGTTGGCCAACTTCGCTCATCGTTTGTTAACCGAGCGTGGCATAGACATCCGCCTGAGAACTCGGCTGCAGGCTGTCACGGCTGAGTCGGCCATCATTCAGAACCAACTCACTCATCAGCGAGAGGCCATCCCGACGCGAACCGTGGTCGCCACCGTGCCTGCCGGCGCACATCCGCTGTTAGAACAACTGCCTTGCCAACGCCAGGCTGGACGGTTGTGTGTCACCGAATTTCTCAACGTGCCCGATTGGCCCGGCGTATGGGCGCTTGGCGACTGCGCCGCCGTGCCGCAACCGGACGGCATCCTCTCGCCGCCAACGGCGCAGCATGCTCTTCGTCAAGCGCGAACCTGCGCCGCCAATGTACTGGCTGAAATTCGGGGCGGCCGGAAACAACCGTTCAGCTTCACCGGTCTTGGCAAACTCGGATCGTTAGGACGTCGCTCGGCTGTGGCCGAACTGTTCGGCGTTAAATTTTCAGGACTGCCCGCCTGGTTGATATGGCGCGCTGTCTATCTCTGGAAGCTTCCCGGCTTCGACCGAAAAATCCGCGCGCTGATGGACTGGTTCCTGGACGTCATCCTGCCCCGGGACATCACACAAGTGCGAATCTTTCAACCTGACGCTGTCATCCAAGAACACTTCGAGCCGGGCGAAATCGTATTCGATCAGGGCGACTTCGGCGACAAAATCTACTTCATCGTGAAAGGAGAAGTGGTGGTCATCAGAGACAACGAAGTGGTGGCGCGCTTAAGCGACGGCGATGTATTTGGCGAAATCGCGCTCGTTTCCGATACCGCCCGCACAGCTAGTGTGCTGGCGACGACGCCACTTGATGTGGTCACCGTCTCACGCAGCGCATTTAAGAAATTGCTTGCTCATTTGCCCGGCGTTCGTAGCACGATGAGCGAGATCATGCGCCAACATCTAGCAGAATCAGCCGAGCTGAGACAACAGATCAACTCGTGA
- a CDS encoding DUF2270 domain-containing protein, which produces MSTPFFDTAEMGALAHLYRGEMYRSKVWRTRLDTTTNWAVATTGLALSLTFSNPENSPLPLVLVGLLVLVFLGIEARRYRYFDIWRTRVRLLEVCFYAPILRGEGVRVDNNWHQVLADDYTNLHFHISYWEALGRRLRRNYAWILLILGISYMGKIIIHPTALTTWQELWRRATIGPIPGKIALAIGVGFYVALFLFAIITLKQQHAAGRVGEVDEHEDPTLKLGIQV; this is translated from the coding sequence ATGTCGACACCTTTCTTTGATACAGCCGAGATGGGAGCCTTGGCCCATCTGTATCGAGGCGAGATGTATCGCAGCAAAGTCTGGCGCACACGCCTGGATACGACGACCAACTGGGCAGTGGCCACCACCGGCTTGGCGCTCTCATTGACGTTCAGCAATCCGGAGAATTCACCATTGCCGCTCGTCCTGGTCGGATTGCTCGTGCTGGTCTTTTTAGGAATCGAGGCTCGGCGGTATCGTTACTTCGACATTTGGCGGACCCGGGTGCGGTTGTTGGAAGTCTGCTTCTATGCGCCCATTTTGCGCGGCGAAGGCGTGCGGGTTGATAACAACTGGCATCAGGTGCTGGCCGATGATTATACGAACTTGCACTTCCACATTAGCTATTGGGAAGCCCTGGGGCGGCGGCTGCGTCGCAATTATGCCTGGATTCTGCTGATCCTAGGAATTAGCTACATGGGCAAAATCATTATCCATCCTACGGCCTTGACCACATGGCAGGAGCTCTGGCGGCGAGCTACGATTGGGCCGATACCAGGAAAGATTGCGTTGGCGATAGGCGTAGGATTTTATGTGGCGTTGTTCTTGTTTGCCATTATTACCCTCAAGCAGCAACATGCGGCCGGTCGGGTCGGCGAGGTAGACGAGCACGAAGACCCGACGTTGAAGCTCGGCATTCAGGTGTAG